The following proteins are co-located in the Sebastes umbrosus isolate fSebUmb1 chromosome 24, fSebUmb1.pri, whole genome shotgun sequence genome:
- the LOC119483391 gene encoding tubulin alpha chain-like isoform X3, translating into MRECISMHVGQAGTQMGNACWELYCLEHGIQPDGQMPSDKTIGGGDDSFNTFFSETGAGKHVPRAVFVDLEPTVIDEVRTGTYRQLFHPEQLITGKEDAANNYARGHYTVGKEIIDLVLDRTRKLADQCTGLQGFLIFHSFGGGTGSGFTSLLMERLSVDYGKKSKLEFAVYPAPQVSTAVVEPYNSILTTHTTLEHSDCAFMVDNEAIYDICRRNLDIERPSYTNLNRLIGQIVSSITASLRFDGALNVDLTEFQTNLVPYPRIHFPLATYAPVISAEKAYHEQLSVADITNACFEPANQMVKCDPRHGKYMACCLLYRGDVVPKDVNSAIATIKTKRTIQFVDWCPTGFKVGINYQPPTSVPGGDLAKVQRAVCMLSNTTAIAEAWARLDHKFDLMYAKRAFVHWYVGEGMEEGEFSEAREDMAALEKDYEEVGTDSVGEEDEEGEEY; encoded by the exons ATG CGTGAGTGTATTTCTATGCATGTCGGCCAGGCTGGAACCCAGATGggcaatgcatgctgggagctCTACTGCCTGGAGCACGGCATCCAGCCGGACGGTCAGATGCCCAGCGACAAGACCATCGGAGGAGGAGACGACTCCTTCAACACCTTCTTCAGTGAGACTGGAGCTGGCAAACATGTTCCCAGAGCTGTCTTTGTGGACTTGGAGCCAACAGTAATAG ATGAAGTCCGTACAGGAACCTACCGCCAGCTCTTCCACCCAGAGCAGCTGATCACCGGCAAGGAGGACGCAGCCAACAACTACGCCCGCGGTCACTACACAGTCGGCAAGGAGATCATTGACCTGGTTCTGGACAGGACTCGCAAACTG GCTGACCAGTGCACAGGACTCCAAGGTTTCCTGATCTTCCACTCCTTCGGAGGAGGAACCGGCTCTGGCTTCACCTCTCTGCTGATGGAGCGTCTCTCCGTCGACTACGGCAAAAAATCCAAACTGGAGTTTGCGGTTTACCCAGCCCCCCAGGTGTCCACAGCTGTAGTGGAGCCCTACAACTCCATCCTGACCACCCACACCACCCTGGAGCACTCTGACTGCGCTTTCATGGTAGACAACGAGGCCATCTATGACATCTGCCGCAGGAACCTGGACATTGAGCGTCCCTCCTACACCAACCTCAACAGGCTGATTGGACAGATCGTCTCCTCCATCACCGCCTCCCTGCGCTTCGACGGAGCCTTGAACGTGGACCTGACGGAGTTCCAGACCAACCTGGTGCCCTACCCTCGTATCCACTTCCCTCTGGCCACCTACGCCCCAGTTATCTCAGCAGAGAAGGCCTATCACGAGCAGCTATCAGTGGCTGACATCACCAACGCCTGCTTCgagccagccaatcagatggTGAAATGCGACCCTCGTCACGGCAAGTACATGGCCTGCTGCCTCCTGTACCGTGGCGACGTGGTGCCAAAAGATGTCAACTCTGCCATCGCCACCATCAAAACCAAGCGCACTATCCAGTTTGTGGACTGGTGTCCCACAGGCTTCAAGGTGGGCATCAACTACCAGCCTCCCACTTCAGTTCCTgggggagacctggccaaggtGCAGAGGGCCGTGTGCATGCTGAGCAACACCACCGCCATCGCCGAGGCCTGGGCTCGCCTCGACCACAAGTTTGACCTGATGTACGCCAAGAGGGCCTTCGTCCACTGGTACGTCGGAGAggggatggaggagggagagttcTCAGAGGCCAGAGAGGACATGGCGGCCCTGGAGAAGGATTACGAAGAGGTGGGCACTGACAGCGTcggggaggaggatgaagaaggcGAGGAGTACTAG
- the LOC119483391 gene encoding tubulin alpha-1A chain-like isoform X4, which translates to MRECISVHVGQAGAQIGNACWELYCLEHGIQPDGQMPSDKTIGGGDDSFNTFFSETGAGKHVPRAVFVDLEPTVIDEVRTGTYRQLFHPEQLITGKEDAANNYARGHYTIGKEIIDLVLDRIRKLADQCTGLQGFLIFHSFGGGTGSGFTSLLMERLSVDYGKKSKLEFAIYPAPQVSTAVVEPYNSILTTHTTLEHSDCAFMVDNEAIYDICRRNLDIERPTYTNLNRLIGQIVSSITASLRFDGALNVDLTEFQTNLVPYPRIHFPLATYAPVISAEKAYHEQLSVAEITNACFEPANQMVKCDPRHGKYMACCLLYRGDVVPKDVNSAIATIKTKRTIQFVDWCPTGFKVGINYQPPTVVPGGDLAKVQRAVCMLSNTTAIAEAWARLDHKFDLMYAKRAFVHWYVGEGMEEGEFSEAREDMAALEKDYEEVGTDSVGEEDEEGEEY; encoded by the exons ATG CGTGAATGTATCTCTGTCCATGTTGGCCAAGCTGGAGCTCAGATAggcaatgcatgctgggagctCTACTGCCTGGAGCACGGCATCCAGCCGGACGGTCAGATGCCCAGCGACAAGACCATCGGAGGAGGAGACGACTCCTTCAACACCTTCTTCAGTGAGACTGGAGCTGGCAAACATGTTCCAAGAGCCGTCTTTGTGGACTTGGAGCCAACAGTCATAG ATGAAGTCCGTACAGGAACTTACCGCCAGCTCTTCCATCCTGAGCAGCTGATCACTGGAAAGGAAGATGCAGCCAACAACTACGCCCGCGGTCACTACACCATCGGCAAGGAGATCATCGACCTGGTTCTCGACAGGATTCGTAAACTG GCTGACCAGTGCACAGGACTCCAAGGTTTCCTGATCTTCCACTCCTTCGGAGGAGGAACCGGCTCTGGCTTCACCTCTCTGCTGATGGAGCGTCTCTCCGTCGACTACGGTAAAAAGTCCAAACTGGAGTTTGCCATCTATCCAGCCCCCCAGGTGTCCACAGCTGTGGTGGAGCCCTACAACTCCATCCTGACCACCCACACCACCCTGGAGCACTCTGACTGCGCCTTCATGGTTGACAACGAGGCCATCTATGACATCTGCCGCAGGAACCTGGACATCGAGCGTCCCACCTACACCAACCTCAACAGGCTGATTGGACAGATCGTCTCCTCCATCACCGCCTCCCTGCGCTTCGACGGAGCATTGAACGTGGACCTGACGGAGTTCCAGACCAACCTGGTTCCCTACCCTCGTATCCACTTCCCTCTGGCCACCTACGCCCCAGTTATCTCAGCAGAGAAGGCCTATCACGAGCAGCTATCAGTGGCTGAGATCACCAACGCATGCTTCgagccagccaatcagatggTGAAATGTGACCCTCGTCACGGCAAGTACATGGCTTGCTGCCTCCTGTACCGTGGCGACGTGGTGCCCAAAGATGTCAACTCTGCCATCGCCACCATCAAAACCAAGCGCACCATCCAGTTTGTGGACTGGTGTCCCACAGGCTTCAAGGTGGGCATCAACTACCAGCCTCCCACTGTGGTTCCTGGAGGAGACCTGGCCAAGGTGCAGAGGGCCGTGTGCATGCTGAGCAACACCACCGCCATCGCCGAGGCCTGGGCTCGCCTCGACCACAAGTTCGACCTGATGTACGCCAAGAGGGCCTTCGTCCACTGGTACGTCGGAGAggggatggaggagggagagttcTCAGAGGCCAGAGAGGACATGGCGGCCCTGGAGAAGGATTACGAAGAG GTGGGCACTGACAGCGTcggggaggaggatgaagaaggcGAGGAGTACTAG
- the LOC119483391 gene encoding tubulin alpha-1A chain-like isoform X1: MRECISVHVGQAGAQIGNACWELYCLEHGIQPDGQMPSDKTIGGGDDSFNTFFSETGAGKHVPRAVFVDLEPTVIDEVRTGTYRQLFHPEQLITGKEDAANNYARGHYTIGKEIIDLVLDRIRKLADQCTGLQGFLIFHSFGGGTGSGFTSLLMERLSVDYGKKSKLEFAIYPAPQVSTAVVEPYNSILTTHTTLEHSDCAFMVDNEAIYDICRRNLDIERPTYTNLNRLIGQIVSSITASLRFDGALNVDLTEFQTNLVPYPRIHFPLATYAPVISAEKAYHEQLSVAEITNACFEPANQMVKCDPRHGKYMACCLLYRGDVVPKDVNSAIATIKTKRTIQFVDWCPTGFKVGINYQPPTVVPGGDLAKVQRAVCMLSNTTAIAEAWARLDHKFDLMYAKRAFVHWYVGEGMEEGEFSEAREDMAALEKDYEEVGTDSIGDEGEEEGEEY; encoded by the exons ATG CGTGAATGTATCTCTGTCCATGTTGGCCAAGCTGGAGCTCAGATAggcaatgcatgctgggagctCTACTGCCTGGAGCACGGCATCCAGCCGGACGGTCAGATGCCCAGCGACAAGACCATCGGAGGAGGAGACGACTCCTTCAACACCTTCTTCAGTGAGACTGGAGCTGGCAAACATGTTCCAAGAGCCGTCTTTGTGGACTTGGAGCCAACAGTCATAG ATGAAGTCCGTACAGGAACTTACCGCCAGCTCTTCCATCCTGAGCAGCTGATCACTGGAAAGGAAGATGCAGCCAACAACTACGCCCGCGGTCACTACACCATCGGCAAGGAGATCATCGACCTGGTTCTCGACAGGATTCGTAAACTG GCTGACCAGTGCACAGGACTCCAAGGTTTCCTGATCTTCCACTCCTTCGGAGGAGGAACCGGCTCTGGCTTCACCTCTCTGCTGATGGAGCGTCTCTCCGTCGACTACGGTAAAAAGTCCAAACTGGAGTTTGCCATCTATCCAGCCCCCCAGGTGTCCACAGCTGTGGTGGAGCCCTACAACTCCATCCTGACCACCCACACCACCCTGGAGCACTCTGACTGCGCCTTCATGGTTGACAACGAGGCCATCTATGACATCTGCCGCAGGAACCTGGACATCGAGCGTCCCACCTACACCAACCTCAACAGGCTGATTGGACAGATCGTCTCCTCCATCACCGCCTCCCTGCGCTTCGACGGAGCATTGAACGTGGACCTGACGGAGTTCCAGACCAACCTGGTTCCCTACCCTCGTATCCACTTCCCTCTGGCCACCTACGCCCCAGTTATCTCAGCAGAGAAGGCCTATCACGAGCAGCTATCAGTGGCTGAGATCACCAACGCATGCTTCgagccagccaatcagatggTGAAATGTGACCCTCGTCACGGCAAGTACATGGCTTGCTGCCTCCTGTACCGTGGCGACGTGGTGCCCAAAGATGTCAACTCTGCCATCGCCACCATCAAAACCAAGCGCACCATCCAGTTTGTGGACTGGTGTCCCACAGGCTTCAAGGTGGGCATCAACTACCAGCCTCCCACTGTGGTTCCTGGAGGAGACCTGGCCAAGGTGCAGAGGGCCGTGTGCATGCTGAGCAACACCACCGCCATCGCCGAGGCCTGGGCTCGCCTCGACCACAAGTTCGACCTGATGTACGCCAAGAGGGCCTTCGTCCACTGGTACGTCGGAGAggggatggaggagggagagttcTCAGAGGCCAGAGAGGACATGGCGGCCCTGGAGAAGGATTACGAAGAGGTCGGCACTGACAGCATCGGGGacgaaggagaggaagagggcgaAGAATATTAA
- the LOC119483388 gene encoding tubulin alpha-1D chain-like, whose translation MDNKACYHRVQRNYKYRRSLDVNRQQISPADPQRQQQEFIIMRECLSVHVGQAGVQMGNACWELYCLEHGIQPDGQMPSDKTIGGGDDSFNTFFSETGAGKHVPRAVFVDLEPTVIDEVRTGTYRQLFHPEQLITGKEDAANNYARGHYTIGKEIIDLVLDRTRKLADQCTGLQGFLIFHSFGGGTGSGFTSLLMERLSVDYGKKSKLEFAVYPAPQVSTAVVEPYNSILTTHTTLEHSDCAFMVDNEAIYDICRRNLDIERPSYTNLNRLIGQIVSSITASLRFDGALNVDLTEFQTNLVPYPRIHFPLATYAPVISAEKAYHEQLTVAEITNACFEPANQMVKCDPRHGKYMACCLLYRGDVVPKDVNSAIATIKTKRTIQFVDWCPTGFKVGINYQPPTVVPGGDLAKVQRAVCMLSNTTAIAEAWARLDHKFDLMYAKRAFVHWYVGEGMEEGEFSEAREDMAALEKDYEEVGTDSIGDEGEEEEGEEY comes from the exons ATGGACAACAAAGCGTGTTACCATAGAGTTCAGAGGAACTATAAGTACCGGAGAAGTCTTGATGTTAACAGACAGCAGATTTCCCCTGCAGATCCTCAACGTCAGCAGCAGGAATTTATAATCATG CGCGAATGCCTCTCTGTCCATGTTGGTCAGGCCGGCGTGCAAATGggcaatgcatgctgggagctCTACTGCCTGGAGCACGGCATCCAGCCGGACGGTCAGATGCCCAGCGACAAGACCATCGGAGGAGGAGACGACTCCTTCAACACCTTCTTTAGTGAGACTGGAGCTGGCAAACATGTTCCCAGAGCTGTCTTTGTGGACTTGGAGCCAACAGTAATAg ATGAAGTCCGTACAGGAACTTACCGCCAGCTCTTCCATCCTGAGCAGCTGATCACTGGAAAGGAAGATGCAGCCAACAACTACGCCCGCGGTCACTACACCATTGGcaaggagatcattgacttggTTCTCGATAGGACACGTAAACTG GCTGACCAGTGCACAGGACTCCAAGGTTTCCTGATCTTCCACTCCTTCGGAGGAGGAACTGGCTCTGGCTTCACCTCTCTGCTGATGGAGCGTCTCTCCGTCGACTACGGCAAAAAGTCCAAACTGGAGTTTGCGGTTTACCCAGCCCCCCAGGTGTCCACAGCTGTAGTGGAGCCTTACAACTCCATCCTGACCACCCACACCACCCTGGAGCACTCTGACTGCGCCTTCATGGTAGACAACGAGGCCATCTATGACATCTGCCGCAGGAACCTGGACATCGAGCGTCCCTCCTACACCAACCTCAACAGGCTGATTGGACAGATCGTCTCCTCCATCACCGCCTCCCTGCGCTTCGACGGAGCCTTGAACGTGGACCTGACGGAGTTCCAGACCAACCTGGTTCCCTACCCTCGTATCCACTTCCCTCTGGCCACCTACGCCCCAGTTATCTCAGCAGAGAAGGCCTATCACGAGCAGCTAACGGTGGCTGAGATCACCAACGCTTGCTTCgagccagccaatcagatggTGAAATGTGACCCTCGTCATGGCAAGTACATGGCCTGCTGCCTCCTGTACCGTGGCGACGTGGTGCCCAAAGATGTCAACTCTGCCATCGCCACCATCAAAACCAAGCGCACCATCCAGTTTGTGGACTGGTGTCCCACAGGCTTCAAGGTGGGCATCAACTACCAGCCTCCCACTGTGGTTCCTGGAGGAGACCTGGCCAAGGTGCAGAGGGCCGTGTGCATGCTGAGCAACACCACCGCCATCGCTGAGGCCTGGGCTCGCCTCGACCACAAGTTCGACCTGATGTACGCCAAGAGGGCCTTCGTCCACTGGTACGTCGGAGAggggatggaggagggagagttcTCAGAGGCCAGAGAGGACATGGCGGCCCTGGAGAAGGATTACGAAGAGGTGGGCACTGACAGCATCGGGGacgaaggagaggaagaggaaggggaggagtaCTAA